In Streptococcus respiraculi, one DNA window encodes the following:
- the rlmD gene encoding 23S rRNA (uracil(1939)-C(5))-methyltransferase RlmD, with amino-acid sequence MSIQVKQRIALKIKRMGINGEGIGFYHKTLVFVPGALKGEEVYCQVTAVKRNFVEARLLKVNRASKFRVEPDCPLYEACGGCQIMHLRYDRQLDFKADLLRQALKKFQPAGFEDYELRPTIGMKEPRYYRAKLQFQTRLIKGKVQAGLYAEHSHRLIAVQDCLVQDQMTQKVINQVAALLTKYRIPIYDERRSGGIRTVMVRRARETGQIQLIFVTSSQVNLTRLVEELVETFPEIVTIAVNWHSKKSSEIYGEKTEIIWGQEAIEESVLGYEFALSPRAFYQLNPEQTEVLYGEAVKALDIQGHEHLIDAYCGVGTIGFALAKKVKSLRGMDIIPEAIEDAKRNAKALGLDNTYYEAGLAEEIIPRWYKEGYWADAVIVDPPRTGLDEQLLATIVRYQPEKMVYVSCNVSTLARDLVQLAKVYKVDYIQSVDMFPHTARTECVVKLSKRQLNE; translated from the coding sequence ATGAGTATACAAGTAAAACAACGGATTGCCTTAAAAATTAAGCGAATGGGGATCAATGGTGAGGGGATTGGCTTTTATCATAAGACATTGGTCTTTGTACCTGGAGCGCTAAAGGGAGAAGAAGTCTATTGTCAGGTGACAGCGGTCAAGCGGAATTTTGTGGAGGCGCGTTTGCTCAAGGTGAATCGTGCGTCCAAGTTTCGGGTTGAACCAGACTGCCCCTTATACGAGGCTTGTGGTGGTTGTCAAATCATGCACTTACGTTACGATCGGCAGTTAGATTTCAAGGCCGACCTGCTCCGTCAGGCCTTGAAGAAATTTCAGCCAGCCGGTTTTGAGGACTATGAACTGCGGCCGACCATTGGTATGAAAGAGCCGAGGTATTATCGGGCAAAATTGCAGTTTCAGACGCGTCTCATCAAAGGGAAGGTTCAGGCTGGTCTCTATGCGGAGCATTCTCATCGCTTAATTGCCGTTCAGGACTGTTTAGTACAAGATCAAATGACGCAAAAGGTGATTAATCAGGTCGCAGCCTTGCTCACGAAATACCGAATTCCGATTTATGATGAGCGTAGGAGTGGTGGCATTCGGACGGTCATGGTGCGACGGGCTCGGGAGACTGGGCAGATTCAGTTGATTTTTGTGACGTCTAGTCAGGTCAATCTGACGCGCTTAGTAGAAGAGCTAGTTGAGACATTTCCAGAGATTGTGACAATTGCAGTCAACTGGCATAGCAAAAAGTCGAGTGAGATTTACGGGGAGAAGACGGAAATTATCTGGGGCCAAGAGGCGATTGAGGAGTCTGTGTTGGGTTATGAGTTTGCCTTGTCTCCACGCGCATTTTACCAGTTGAATCCAGAGCAGACGGAAGTCTTATATGGTGAAGCCGTTAAGGCGCTAGATATTCAAGGGCATGAACATTTGATTGATGCTTATTGCGGGGTAGGAACTATTGGCTTTGCTTTGGCCAAGAAAGTGAAATCGCTACGTGGTATGGATATTATTCCGGAGGCCATTGAGGATGCGAAGCGCAATGCAAAAGCGTTGGGGCTGGATAATACTTATTATGAGGCGGGGCTGGCAGAGGAGATTATCCCGCGTTGGTACAAGGAAGGCTACTGGGCAGATGCTGTGATTGTCGATCCGCCACGGACGGGGCTCGATGAGCAGTTGCTGGCAACCATTGTTCGCTATCAGCCTGAAAAGATGGTCTACGTGTCTTGTAATGTATCGACCCTGGCTCGGGACTTGGTCCAGCTGGCTAAGGTCTATAAAGTCGACTACATCCAGTCGGTAGATATGTTCCCCCATACTGCAAGAACAGAGTGCGTGGTGAAATTGTCCAAACGGCAGCTTAACGAATGA